One part of the Candidatus Borreliella tachyglossi genome encodes these proteins:
- the ftsW gene encoding putative lipid II flippase FtsW yields MLFIQKGSLRNYYLLILWMLVSFGLVVFYTSSFFLSLELTGNPNFLFLMRLKYLFFSFIVFLFFERISLDFLKNIVSIILLVTFTLVLATFLSPSVSGAKRWIFLKGISIQPSEIFKVSFTIYLASYLSKFRLKADNNISYWIKPMVVFGSFWLLIILQNDYSTAIYFAILFFIILFVSKMSFGYIFSILLTFFPISILFLMFEPYRVARIFAFLNPYEDPAGKGYQIIASLNALKNGGLWGKGLGMGEIKLGRLPEANSDFVFSVLGEELGFLGVCFAIVLFCLFFYLGYFVATLARTKFKFFIAFIASLTIFLQAIMNILIAVGLLPPTGINLPFFSSGGSSIVVTMALAGLISNVARDIEDG; encoded by the coding sequence ATGTTGTTTATACAGAAAGGTTCACTTAGAAATTATTATTTACTTATTTTATGGATGCTCGTTTCTTTTGGTCTTGTTGTGTTTTATACATCTTCATTTTTTTTAAGCCTGGAGCTTACGGGAAATCCCAATTTTTTATTTTTGATGCGTCTTAAATATCTTTTTTTTAGCTTTATTGTATTTCTGTTTTTTGAAAGAATTTCTCTAGATTTTTTGAAAAATATAGTTTCTATTATATTGCTTGTAACTTTTACTTTAGTTTTGGCAACTTTTCTCTCTCCTAGCGTTTCTGGAGCAAAAAGGTGGATCTTTTTAAAGGGAATTAGCATTCAACCATCAGAGATTTTTAAAGTATCTTTTACGATTTATCTTGCAAGTTATTTGAGTAAGTTTAGATTGAAGGCAGATAATAATATTTCTTATTGGATAAAACCTATGGTAGTTTTTGGTAGTTTTTGGTTGCTCATAATTTTGCAAAATGATTATTCAACAGCCATCTATTTCGCTATCCTTTTTTTTATTATTTTATTTGTTTCTAAGATGTCATTTGGATATATTTTCTCTATTTTATTGACATTTTTTCCAATCTCTATTCTTTTTTTAATGTTTGAACCTTATAGGGTTGCTAGGATTTTCGCGTTCTTAAATCCTTATGAGGATCCTGCAGGGAAAGGATATCAAATAATTGCATCGCTTAATGCCTTAAAGAACGGGGGTCTTTGGGGTAAGGGTCTTGGAATGGGAGAAATAAAACTTGGTAGACTTCCAGAGGCTAATTCTGATTTTGTTTTTTCGGTTCTTGGGGAGGAATTAGGGTTTTTGGGGGTTTGTTTTGCGATTGTGTTATTTTGTTTATTTTTTTATCTTGGATATTTTGTTGCTACTTTAGCTAGGACTAAATTTAAGTTTTTTATTGCGTTTATTGCGAGTCTTACAATTTTTCTTCAAGCTATAATGAATATTTTAATTGCAGTTGGACTTTTACCTCCCACTGGGATAAATTTGCCATTCTTCTCATCTGGCGGTTCTTCTATTGTTGTTACAATGGCACTTGCTGGACTTATTTCAAATGTAGCTAGGGATATCGAAGATGGGTAG
- the dprA gene encoding DNA-processing protein DprA produces MKLLYIDNLRFLNSKEKFKIFNDFDLDGILKLTLGDISNYLSRSFNKIHKFPDLKLIELQQKIISRAGARVTLLGSEEYPLKLDRIYDPPFAIYYKGNLPDPNSLSWAIVGSRRISKALADKTRELASHLARNNVEIISGFAIGADIEAHLGAVGEKKRTYAVIATDIDNIYPKQNRKYVSRLLENGGGVITETLPCERIQSYFFAKRNRIVAGLSDAIFVTYAPMKSGALITADLGLDLGLDVYVYNIDYSGDGSRVLYDFGAQEIKEVPDLYKILNIPYNESGIRDDFEDRFDAQDVSSTLIRELLNEISK; encoded by the coding sequence ATCAAATTACTTTATATTGATAATTTGAGGTTTTTAAACAGTAAAGAAAAGTTTAAAATTTTTAATGATTTTGATTTAGATGGTATTTTGAAGTTAACTTTAGGAGATATTTCAAATTATTTGTCCAGAAGTTTTAACAAGATTCACAAATTTCCAGATTTGAAATTAATAGAACTACAGCAAAAAATTATTAGTAGAGCAGGTGCAAGGGTTACGCTTCTTGGATCTGAGGAGTATCCTTTAAAGCTTGATCGAATATATGATCCACCGTTTGCTATTTATTATAAAGGCAATCTTCCAGATCCTAATTCTTTATCTTGGGCTATTGTAGGGTCGAGACGAATTAGTAAGGCTTTGGCAGATAAAACTAGAGAATTAGCATCTCATCTTGCTAGGAATAATGTGGAGATAATATCTGGGTTTGCAATAGGAGCTGATATTGAGGCGCATCTTGGTGCAGTTGGTGAGAAAAAAAGAACATACGCCGTTATTGCAACGGATATTGATAACATTTATCCAAAGCAAAATAGAAAATACGTCTCTAGACTTTTAGAGAACGGAGGAGGGGTCATTACTGAGACTTTGCCTTGCGAGAGAATACAAAGTTATTTTTTTGCAAAGAGGAATAGAATAGTAGCGGGCCTTTCAGACGCTATTTTTGTAACTTATGCACCAATGAAATCTGGAGCTTTAATTACTGCTGATCTTGGGCTTGATTTGGGACTTGATGTATATGTTTATAATATTGATTATTCCGGTGATGGTTCTAGGGTTTTATATGATTTTGGAGCGCAAGAAATAAAAGAAGTACCAGATCTTTATAAGATACTTAATATTCCGTATAATGAGTCTGGAATTAGAGATGACTTTGAGGACCGTTTTGATGCCCAAGATGTGTCTAGTACGCTTATTAGGGAGTTATTGAATGAAATATCTAAATAG
- a CDS encoding cell division protein FtsQ/DivIB — MVIYRKFLIIYVYIIISFILLEIVFIIFISPYFLIRYISFNDNVHISKEDMLNISGIRPNTYYYEVDVRTYEANIRKDVRVRSVKVELKFPNRININIEKRFPIAVAYENIDGHFIYYFIASDGVILEKCKDLIYDVPIISGLNLNDNEVGDFLEDRMLAIIKNLNYIKINQNTLYNLISEINFLKLNFYDYKITLYMKSIYNKILITTDISLISTMHKVLMITDLLKGRSDTVDLRSGDIILLGEN, encoded by the coding sequence ATGGTAATTTATAGAAAATTTTTGATAATATATGTGTATATAATAATTTCTTTTATATTACTCGAAATTGTTTTTATTATTTTTATTTCACCTTATTTTTTAATTAGATATATTAGTTTTAATGATAATGTTCATATCTCTAAGGAAGATATGCTAAATATTTCAGGTATTAGGCCTAATACTTATTATTATGAAGTTGATGTTAGGACTTATGAGGCAAATATTAGGAAAGATGTAAGAGTAAGGAGTGTAAAGGTAGAGCTTAAATTTCCTAATAGGATTAACATTAATATTGAAAAGAGATTTCCTATTGCTGTTGCCTATGAGAATATTGATGGGCATTTTATCTATTATTTTATTGCCTCAGATGGTGTAATTTTAGAAAAATGTAAAGATTTAATCTATGATGTGCCCATAATTAGTGGCCTAAATTTAAATGATAATGAAGTGGGTGATTTTTTAGAGGATAGAATGCTTGCTATTATAAAGAATCTTAACTATATTAAAATAAATCAAAATACTTTGTATAATTTAATATCAGAGATCAATTTTTTAAAGTTGAATTTCTATGATTACAAGATAACTTTGTATATGAAAAGTATATATAATAAAATATTAATAACAACTGATATTAGCTTAATAAGTACAATGCATAAGGTGCTAATGATCACTGACTTACTTAAGGGAAGATCTGATACTGTTGATTTAAGAAGTGGTGATATTATTTTGTTGGGAGAAAATTAG
- the ftsZ gene encoding cell division protein FtsZ, with translation MKDYNIIDSHSRRFDSATNPTVLKVIGAGGGGSNAVNRMIEYGVRDVEFIVANTDLQALQTSIAPIKIALGTKVTAGLGAGGKPEIGQAAAEEDIDIIKNHLAGADMVFITAGMGGGTGTGAAPVIAQVAKELGILTVGVVTKPFKFEGPKKMRLAEQGINNLRKSVDTLIIIPNQKLLTVVDKRTTIKDAFKRADDVLRMGVQGIAGLIIEHGEVNIDFADVKSIMQGQGDALMGIGYGKGENRAVDAATSAISNPLLEEVRIEGSKGLLVNVTGGEDFSLLELEEIMGIITASVDDEATVIYGHAINSNFDDEIYVTVVATGFSSKRHKDLSGAVENNTLSSKEFDSLMSGSQGASGSSYGVNDNFIAKSKNVNYFEDDIDVPTFLRNLNKKNSDD, from the coding sequence ATGAAAGATTATAATATTATTGATAGTCATTCAAGGAGATTTGATTCTGCTACAAATCCTACAGTTCTTAAGGTAATTGGTGCGGGCGGTGGCGGTAGCAATGCTGTTAATCGTATGATTGAATATGGAGTAAGGGATGTTGAATTTATTGTAGCTAATACGGATCTTCAGGCTCTTCAGACTTCTATTGCTCCAATAAAGATTGCCCTTGGCACTAAAGTTACTGCAGGTCTTGGAGCTGGTGGAAAACCTGAGATTGGACAAGCGGCGGCGGAGGAAGACATTGATATTATTAAGAACCATTTGGCAGGAGCTGACATGGTATTCATTACTGCCGGAATGGGCGGGGGGACTGGAACAGGGGCTGCCCCTGTAATTGCTCAGGTAGCTAAAGAACTTGGAATTTTAACTGTTGGAGTTGTTACTAAGCCTTTTAAATTTGAGGGGCCTAAGAAAATGCGACTTGCTGAACAGGGAATAAATAATTTGCGCAAATCTGTAGATACTTTAATAATTATTCCAAACCAAAAGCTTTTAACTGTTGTTGATAAGCGAACTACAATTAAGGATGCCTTTAAGCGAGCTGATGATGTTTTAAGAATGGGTGTTCAAGGTATTGCTGGACTTATTATTGAGCATGGAGAGGTTAATATTGATTTCGCCGATGTTAAGAGTATTATGCAAGGACAAGGTGATGCTTTGATGGGTATTGGTTATGGTAAGGGCGAGAATAGGGCGGTTGATGCAGCTACTTCTGCTATTAGTAATCCTTTGCTTGAAGAGGTTAGAATTGAGGGTTCTAAGGGGCTTCTGGTTAATGTGACTGGAGGTGAGGATTTTTCATTACTTGAGCTTGAAGAGATTATGGGAATAATTACTGCTAGTGTTGATGATGAGGCTACTGTAATATATGGACATGCAATTAATTCAAATTTTGATGATGAGATTTATGTTACGGTTGTTGCTACTGGGTTTTCTTCTAAGAGGCATAAGGATTTGTCTGGTGCTGTGGAAAACAATACTTTAAGCTCAAAAGAATTCGATAGTTTGATGTCGGGAAGTCAGGGTGCTTCGGGAAGTTCTTATGGAGTAAATGATAATTTCATAGCAAAATCAAAAAATGTTAATTATTTTGAAGATGACATTGATGTTCCAACATTTCTTAGGAATTTAAACAAAAAAAACAGTGACGATTGA
- the hslV gene encoding ATP-dependent protease subunit HslV, translating to MGFEGTTVIAIRRGGKTIVAADGQVTFGNTVLKSNAIKIRKLLNGRILAGFAGSTSDAITLFEKFEEKVKAREDGIIDIKRAAVDLAKDWRSDRILHKLEAMMLVADSDNILLISGTGDVVEPEEDVISIGSGGNYAYSAALAYMENKKLSASEIALKSLKIAARVCIYTNSNIILEEIG from the coding sequence GTGGGTTTTGAGGGAACTACAGTTATTGCAATAAGAAGGGGTGGGAAGACCATAGTGGCAGCAGATGGGCAGGTGACTTTTGGGAATACGGTTTTAAAATCCAATGCTATAAAGATAAGAAAATTACTTAATGGGAGAATTTTGGCAGGGTTTGCAGGTTCAACTTCTGATGCTATTACTCTTTTTGAAAAATTCGAAGAGAAAGTAAAGGCTAGAGAAGATGGAATTATTGACATCAAGAGAGCTGCTGTAGATCTTGCAAAGGATTGGAGATCTGACAGGATACTTCATAAACTTGAGGCTATGATGCTTGTCGCTGATTCTGATAATATCTTGTTAATCTCGGGTACGGGTGATGTTGTTGAGCCTGAAGAAGATGTAATCTCAATTGGCAGTGGAGGAAATTATGCGTATTCAGCAGCCCTTGCTTATATGGAAAATAAAAAATTAAGTGCTTCTGAAATTGCTTTAAAGTCCTTAAAAATAGCAGCAAGAGTGTGTATATACACGAATTCAAATATTATTCTTGAGGAGATTGGTTAA
- a CDS encoding tetratricopeptide repeat protein — MSKLILVLLFLISSCGDESKEKVNLGLRIREIEVAGGGSLEKIAVYKEFIDREEKNILKIVNSIDKKSRFFSLIGLELMKLGQYGSAIEYFNKNLEYGSNNHLSHFYIGVSSYNLSKEIKIRENIEKYLTLAEDSFLESIFIKDDFKEALFALSTMYVYDLDKQLEAKEYLSRLETMGESYFEFFMLRGANCYSLGDFSNALLFYEKARSKAITKEQIDGVNRMMSNVK; from the coding sequence ATGAGCAAACTGATACTAGTATTGTTGTTTTTAATTAGCTCTTGTGGGGATGAATCTAAGGAGAAGGTAAACCTTGGACTTAGAATAAGAGAGATAGAGGTGGCAGGAGGTGGTTCTTTAGAAAAAATTGCAGTGTATAAGGAATTTATTGATAGGGAAGAGAAAAATATATTAAAGATAGTAAATTCTATTGATAAAAAGTCTAGATTTTTCAGTTTAATTGGACTTGAACTTATGAAGCTTGGTCAATACGGATCCGCTATTGAGTATTTTAATAAAAATTTGGAGTATGGCTCAAATAACCATTTGTCTCATTTTTACATAGGTGTTTCTTCTTATAATTTATCTAAAGAAATAAAGATTAGAGAAAATATTGAGAAATATTTAACTCTTGCTGAGGATTCTTTTTTAGAGTCAATTTTCATTAAAGATGATTTTAAGGAAGCACTTTTTGCTCTATCTACTATGTATGTTTATGATCTTGATAAGCAGCTAGAAGCTAAGGAGTATTTAAGTAGACTTGAGACTATGGGAGAGAGTTACTTTGAATTTTTTATGCTGAGAGGAGCAAATTGCTATTCTCTTGGCGATTTTAGCAATGCCTTGTTATTTTATGAAAAGGCGAGAAGTAAGGCTATAACTAAAGAGCAAATTGATGGTGTTAACAGAATGATGAGTAATGTTAAGTAG
- the rsmH gene encoding 16S rRNA (cytosine(1402)-N(4))-methyltransferase RsmH, which produces MGSVMFHTPVLLGEIINFLESVYVNNNFVFIDCTLGEGGHSGAILRKYENINVIGIERDDIILSRAKESLVEFRDRISYFNAWFDDFFSECPLSTKPNFILADLGISMFHYKMSGRGFSLLEDERLDMRLNPDSGGISAYEVVNDFSRERLENLIYEFGGEHYSRRIVKSILEYRETQKISTTGELRNIINKAYPRVRLKINPATKTFQALRIYVNDELFRLRRSLPLWVESLAEGGVLAIITFHSLEDKIVKEYFKSLDKDSYCVLTKKPIIPSLKEKRCNNASRSAKLRAIKNRWAK; this is translated from the coding sequence TTGGGTAGCGTTATGTTCCATACTCCTGTGCTTCTTGGTGAAATTATTAATTTCCTAGAGAGTGTATATGTAAATAATAATTTTGTTTTCATTGATTGTACCCTTGGAGAGGGTGGTCATTCAGGTGCGATACTGAGAAAGTATGAAAATATAAATGTAATTGGAATTGAAAGGGATGATATTATTTTAAGCAGAGCAAAAGAATCTCTTGTAGAATTTAGAGATAGGATTTCATATTTTAATGCTTGGTTTGATGATTTTTTTAGTGAATGTCCGTTATCTACCAAGCCTAATTTTATTTTAGCTGATCTTGGTATTTCTATGTTTCATTACAAGATGAGTGGTAGGGGATTTTCGCTTCTTGAAGATGAGAGACTAGATATGAGGCTTAATCCTGATTCGGGGGGTATTAGTGCTTATGAGGTTGTAAATGATTTCAGTAGAGAAAGGCTTGAGAATTTAATCTATGAGTTTGGTGGTGAACATTATTCTAGAAGAATTGTAAAATCTATTCTTGAATATAGGGAAACTCAAAAAATAAGCACTACGGGAGAGCTTCGAAATATAATTAATAAAGCTTATCCTAGGGTAAGACTTAAAATAAACCCAGCGACTAAAACCTTTCAGGCATTAAGGATTTATGTCAATGATGAACTTTTTCGATTAAGGAGAAGTTTGCCATTATGGGTAGAAAGTTTAGCAGAAGGTGGAGTTTTAGCGATCATTACATTCCATTCATTGGAAGATAAGATTGTAAAAGAATATTTTAAAAGTTTGGATAAAGATTCATATTGTGTATTGACTAAGAAACCTATAATTCCAAGTCTTAAAGAAAAGAGATGTAATAATGCATCAAGAAGTGCTAAGCTTAGAGCTATAAAAAATAGATGGGCAAAATAG
- the murF gene encoding UDP-N-acetylmuramoyl-tripeptide--D-alanyl-D-alanine ligase: MHIKIEDILNSLDDIKFVGHSNSMQRVVSFYTLDSREVSTENSSSSLYFAHKGDRVDGFSFVEDLINVGVKCFACSKDYETLCVEYLDKNDDLVFLLASDVILLLQKLAANFIKRTNYKRIAVTGSNGKTTTKEMLYSILSERYKTYKTWGNLNSDIGLPLSILRAEGDEEYAVFEVGISYIGEMSLLSEILHPEIVIITNISYAHMQAFENLEIVASEKGKIITKDTQIVILNDTCPYHSNLREIANSRSPGINISYFDFGRLQIRSFSLLNEKFFYDFTYKGCNYSILLPGRHNILNAISCINLAILLGLSENEIRQGLMKADFQKGRAELIRLKDYLVLNDSYNGNLGSFMALKEMVLDLDIKGKKFIILGSFKELGNFSYKTHKTVMQEIILMDFDKVFLIGEEFQEIKRLENLTLNNLYYFNNFEDFIDCFVKNLESQCFIAIKGSRSNRLERILSYIKD, encoded by the coding sequence GTGCATATAAAGATTGAAGACATTTTAAATTCTTTAGACGATATTAAATTTGTTGGTCATTCAAATAGTATGCAAAGGGTCGTGTCATTTTATACTCTGGATAGTCGTGAAGTAAGTACAGAGAATAGTAGCTCTAGTCTTTATTTTGCGCACAAGGGAGATAGAGTAGATGGATTTTCTTTTGTTGAAGATTTAATTAATGTTGGCGTTAAATGTTTTGCGTGCTCTAAGGATTATGAGACTTTATGTGTTGAGTATTTAGACAAGAATGACGATTTGGTTTTTTTGCTTGCTAGTGATGTGATTCTTCTTCTTCAAAAATTGGCAGCAAACTTTATTAAAAGAACAAATTACAAACGTATAGCTGTTACTGGCAGCAATGGTAAGACTACAACAAAAGAGATGCTTTACAGTATATTGTCAGAAAGATACAAGACTTACAAGACTTGGGGAAATTTAAATTCAGACATTGGACTTCCTCTTAGCATTCTCAGAGCTGAGGGTGATGAAGAATATGCTGTTTTTGAGGTTGGAATTAGTTATATTGGAGAGATGAGTCTCCTTTCTGAAATATTGCATCCTGAGATTGTTATTATTACAAATATAAGTTATGCACACATGCAGGCTTTTGAGAATCTAGAAATTGTTGCCTCTGAGAAGGGTAAAATAATTACTAAAGATACGCAGATAGTAATCTTAAATGATACTTGTCCTTATCATTCTAATTTGAGAGAAATAGCCAATTCCAGGAGTCCAGGAATTAATATTTCCTATTTTGATTTTGGTAGACTGCAAATTAGATCATTTTCACTGCTTAATGAGAAATTTTTTTATGATTTTACTTATAAAGGATGCAATTATTCTATTTTGTTGCCCGGTAGACATAATATTTTAAATGCAATATCTTGCATCAATTTAGCTATATTGCTTGGACTGAGTGAAAATGAGATCAGACAAGGACTTATGAAGGCTGATTTTCAAAAAGGTAGGGCAGAGCTTATCAGGCTAAAGGATTATTTGGTATTAAATGATTCTTATAATGGCAATTTAGGTTCTTTTATGGCTTTAAAGGAGATGGTTCTGGATCTTGATATTAAGGGTAAAAAATTTATTATTCTTGGTTCTTTTAAAGAGCTTGGAAATTTTTCATACAAAACTCATAAAACAGTAATGCAGGAAATTATTTTAATGGATTTTGATAAAGTCTTTTTAATTGGTGAAGAATTTCAAGAGATAAAGAGACTTGAGAATTTAACTTTGAATAATTTATATTATTTCAATAATTTTGAAGACTTTATTGATTGTTTTGTTAAAAATTTGGAATCTCAGTGTTTTATTGCTATTAAAGGGTCAAGGTCAAATAGACTTGAGCGGATCCTTAGCTATATTAAGGATTAA
- the mraY gene encoding phospho-N-acetylmuramoyl-pentapeptide-transferase: MFYLVGLRLLKYITFRAAYATVFAFLLALIVGPFIILRLKKLKLDQILREDGPKRHLNEKVGVPTMGGILIFFCVLVSLFFWIHPSNVYFLIMTFVMLSFACLGFMDDFLKIKRKNSDGLHPWIKVYGQILFSFISVSMLYYFGSEHVSVIYFPFIKSFKLDLGFLYIPFGMFVLISASNSFNLTDGLDGLAIGLSIVVTGALVIIAYLTSRADFASYLDIPNVKGSEELVIFLGALLGGSFGFLWFNAYPAKIMMGDTGSLSIGAILGMVALILKSEILFAILAGVFVIETLSVIIQVAVYRRTKRRVFRMAPLHHHFEELGWSEMQVVIRFWIMGLIFAIIALSTLKIR, from the coding sequence ATGTTTTATCTTGTAGGGCTTAGATTGTTGAAATATATTACTTTTAGAGCTGCTTATGCTACTGTTTTTGCATTTTTGCTTGCTTTAATTGTTGGGCCCTTTATTATCTTAAGACTTAAGAAACTAAAGCTAGATCAAATTTTAAGAGAAGATGGACCAAAGCGTCATTTAAATGAGAAAGTGGGAGTTCCTACTATGGGGGGTATTCTTATTTTTTTTTGTGTTTTAGTCTCTTTATTTTTCTGGATTCATCCTTCAAATGTTTACTTTTTAATAATGACTTTTGTGATGCTTAGTTTTGCATGTTTAGGCTTTATGGACGATTTTCTGAAAATAAAGAGAAAAAATTCAGATGGGCTTCATCCTTGGATTAAGGTCTATGGACAAATATTATTTTCTTTTATTTCAGTCAGCATGCTGTATTATTTTGGAAGTGAACACGTGAGTGTGATTTATTTTCCATTTATTAAATCTTTTAAATTAGATTTGGGATTTTTGTATATCCCATTTGGAATGTTCGTTTTGATATCTGCATCTAATTCTTTTAATTTAACAGATGGACTTGATGGACTTGCTATTGGGCTTAGTATTGTTGTAACAGGTGCTTTAGTAATAATTGCATATCTGACTAGTAGAGCTGATTTTGCATCTTATTTGGATATTCCAAATGTTAAAGGTTCTGAAGAACTTGTAATATTTCTTGGAGCTTTACTGGGGGGTAGTTTTGGATTTTTATGGTTTAATGCTTATCCTGCTAAAATAATGATGGGAGATACTGGTAGTCTGTCTATTGGGGCAATTCTTGGAATGGTAGCTTTAATCTTGAAAAGTGAGATCCTTTTTGCAATTCTTGCAGGGGTTTTTGTTATTGAGACTTTGTCTGTAATTATTCAAGTTGCAGTTTATAGGAGAACCAAAAGAAGAGTATTTAGAATGGCACCACTTCATCATCATTTTGAGGAGCTTGGGTGGTCTGAGATGCAGGTTGTTATTAGGTTTTGGATAATGGGTTTAATATTTGCTATAATTGCTCTAAGTACTCTAAAGATTAGATAA
- the ftsA gene encoding cell division protein FtsA produces the protein MSRNLIVGLDVGTSKICTVVAEINLNNQLEIVGIGTSVSRGVRKGVLINIEAALDSISNSIEAAELISGCDIATLSVSMSGSSIEGTNSRGVVAINSKTREIDDEDVERVIEAAKAIVIPMDREILHVVPQEFIVDGIPHIKNPIDMMGIRLEGEVHIITGSSSSSQNLVRCVNRAGFSVDEVVLGSLASSYATLSKEEREMGVLFVDMGKGTTDIILYVDGSPYYTGVIPIGANRVTLDIAQVWKVPEDVAENIKITTGVAHISVLESQMESVIIPNLGTRPPQEKSRRELTVIIHSRLSEIFEMIKAEIMKRGLYNKINGGIVLTGGGALFPGISNLTEEIFKYPSRVGFPMNISGVGEEYIDPKFSSALGLVLYKHEQQKFNKLKKGNNKSKRQGKISSKLKGWFLKEWF, from the coding sequence GTGTCTAGGAATTTGATAGTGGGATTAGATGTTGGAACTTCAAAGATTTGTACTGTTGTGGCTGAGATAAATTTGAATAATCAATTAGAAATAGTTGGAATAGGCACTAGTGTATCAAGGGGGGTTAGAAAGGGAGTCCTTATAAATATTGAGGCGGCACTTGATTCAATCTCTAATTCTATTGAGGCGGCTGAGCTTATTTCTGGATGTGATATTGCCACGCTTTCTGTTTCTATGTCAGGTAGTAGCATTGAGGGCACTAATTCTCGTGGGGTTGTTGCAATAAATTCAAAGACTAGAGAGATTGACGATGAAGATGTTGAGCGTGTTATTGAAGCTGCTAAGGCGATTGTGATTCCGATGGACAGAGAAATTTTGCATGTAGTTCCTCAGGAATTTATTGTGGATGGAATTCCTCATATAAAAAATCCAATAGATATGATGGGAATACGTCTTGAAGGTGAGGTACACATTATTACAGGATCTAGCTCTTCAAGTCAGAATTTGGTTAGATGTGTAAATCGTGCTGGATTTTCTGTTGATGAAGTTGTGCTTGGAAGTTTAGCGTCATCTTATGCTACCTTATCTAAGGAAGAGAGAGAAATGGGAGTTTTATTTGTTGACATGGGTAAGGGTACAACTGACATAATTCTTTATGTTGATGGTTCTCCGTATTATACGGGCGTTATTCCAATCGGTGCGAATAGAGTAACTCTTGATATTGCACAGGTTTGGAAAGTTCCCGAGGACGTTGCTGAAAATATTAAAATAACGACGGGTGTTGCTCACATATCTGTGCTTGAGAGCCAAATGGAGAGTGTTATTATTCCTAATCTTGGAACTAGACCGCCTCAAGAGAAGAGTCGAAGAGAGCTGACTGTAATCATTCATTCAAGATTGAGTGAAATTTTTGAAATGATAAAAGCTGAAATAATGAAGAGGGGACTTTATAATAAGATCAATGGGGGTATTGTTTTGACTGGTGGGGGAGCCTTATTTCCCGGGATTTCTAATTTGACTGAAGAAATTTTTAAATATCCGTCAAGAGTAGGTTTTCCAATGAATATTAGTGGGGTTGGGGAAGAGTATATTGATCCTAAATTTTCCTCAGCGCTTGGACTTGTTCTTTATAAGCATGAGCAGCAAAAATTCAATAAATTAAAGAAAGGAAATAATAAATCTAAGAGACAAGGTAAAATATCTTCAAAATTGAAAGGTTGGTTTTTGAAAGAGTGGTTTTGA